In Longimicrobium sp., the following proteins share a genomic window:
- a CDS encoding FtsX-like permease family protein has protein sequence MSLEWFIGRRYLASRRGTRFLSLITLIAIGGVSVGVMALIVVIAVMTGLQEDLRDKILGVNPHIWVMTYGETMRMDDWQEVLAKVQRIPGVQAAGPFVHTEVGIRNRANYSEAGILRGIDAYRPGETVTDIVSTIRTHDLLPARTRSGLPPIVLGEGLAMRASALPGDTLIIISFQNATVSAVGGLMPKLRQFEVTGTFRTGMYEYDNKFMYTSLASAQDLTGLGSAVSGIEVKVPDPMHASEVARRIDERLGLPYRTDDWKTMNSALFSALKLEKLAMGLILLLIVVVAAFNIVSTLVMVVTDKTREIGILKSMGLTGRRVLRIFMIQGLVIGIVGSLLGGGGGLLLNFLIDRYHLIRIPGEIYFVSHLPVRSDPWDVLTILLATVAISFVATIYPALQAARLTPVEAIRHE, from the coding sequence ATGAGCCTGGAATGGTTCATCGGCCGGCGCTACCTGGCGTCGCGGCGGGGGACGCGCTTCCTCTCGCTCATCACCCTCATCGCCATCGGCGGGGTGAGCGTGGGGGTGATGGCGCTGATCGTGGTGATCGCGGTGATGACGGGGCTGCAGGAAGACCTGCGCGACAAGATCCTGGGCGTCAACCCGCACATCTGGGTGATGACCTACGGCGAGACCATGCGCATGGACGACTGGCAGGAGGTGCTGGCCAAGGTGCAGCGCATCCCCGGCGTGCAGGCGGCCGGCCCGTTCGTGCACACCGAGGTGGGGATCCGCAACCGCGCCAACTACTCCGAGGCGGGGATCCTGCGCGGGATCGACGCGTACCGGCCGGGCGAGACGGTCACCGACATCGTCTCCACCATCCGCACGCACGACCTGCTCCCGGCGCGCACCCGCAGCGGGCTGCCGCCCATCGTGCTGGGCGAGGGGCTGGCAATGCGCGCGAGCGCCCTTCCCGGCGACACGCTGATCATCATCTCCTTCCAGAACGCCACCGTCTCGGCCGTGGGCGGGCTGATGCCCAAGCTGCGGCAGTTCGAGGTGACGGGCACGTTCCGCACGGGGATGTACGAGTACGACAACAAGTTCATGTACACCTCGCTGGCCTCGGCGCAGGACCTGACCGGGCTGGGGAGCGCGGTGAGCGGGATCGAGGTGAAGGTCCCCGACCCCATGCATGCGTCCGAGGTGGCGCGCCGCATCGACGAGCGGCTGGGGCTGCCCTACCGCACGGACGACTGGAAGACGATGAACTCGGCGCTCTTCTCCGCGCTGAAGCTGGAGAAGCTGGCGATGGGGCTCATCCTCCTCCTGATCGTCGTGGTCGCCGCCTTCAACATCGTCTCCACGCTGGTGATGGTGGTGACCGACAAGACGCGCGAGATCGGGATCCTGAAGTCGATGGGGCTCACCGGGCGGCGGGTGCTCAGGATCTTCATGATCCAGGGGCTGGTGATCGGGATCGTGGGCAGCCTCCTGGGCGGCGGCGGCGGGCTGCTGCTGAACTTCCTGATCGACCGCTACCACCTGATCCGCATCCCCGGGGAGATCTACTTCGTGAGCCACCTCCCCGTGCGCAGCGACCCGTGGGACGTGCTCACCATTCTCCTGGCCACGGTGGCGATCTCGTTCGTGGCGACGATCTACCCGGCGCTGCAGGCGGCGCGGCTGACCCCGGTGGAGGCGATCCGCCATGAGTAG
- a CDS encoding ABC transporter ATP-binding protein — MSSPAERFAAEAPGTDVRGATAPAAEIAVSARGVRKEYLGGDGRTLTVLAGVDLDVARGEAISVIGRSGSGKSTLLQVLGGLDVPNAGTVHVGGRDLARLNEEDLARVRSTSIGFVFQFHHLLREFTALENVMMPQLIAGAGDRQARDRARELLAGVGLEDRATHKPSQLSGGEQQRVAVARALANRPLVLLADEPSGNLDPETAEAMHDEFFRVCRDEGAALVLVTHDLALAARAGRVLRLHAGHLENAHGPEPGLLE; from the coding sequence ATGAGTAGCCCCGCCGAGCGCTTCGCGGCCGAGGCTCCGGGTACCGATGTCCGCGGGGCCACTGCGCCCGCGGCGGAGATCGCGGTTTCCGCGCGCGGCGTGCGCAAGGAGTACCTGGGCGGCGACGGGCGCACGCTGACCGTGCTCGCCGGCGTGGACCTCGACGTGGCGCGCGGCGAGGCGATCTCGGTGATCGGCCGCAGCGGCTCGGGAAAGAGCACGCTCCTGCAGGTCCTGGGCGGGCTGGACGTGCCGAACGCGGGGACCGTGCACGTGGGCGGCCGCGACCTGGCCCGGCTGAACGAGGAGGACCTTGCGAGGGTAAGAAGCACCAGCATCGGCTTCGTCTTCCAGTTCCACCACCTCCTGCGCGAGTTCACCGCGCTGGAGAACGTGATGATGCCGCAGCTGATCGCCGGCGCGGGCGACCGCCAGGCGCGCGACCGCGCGCGGGAGCTGCTGGCCGGCGTGGGGCTGGAGGACCGGGCCACGCACAAGCCGTCGCAGCTCTCCGGCGGCGAGCAGCAGCGGGTGGCCGTGGCCCGCGCCCTGGCCAACCGGCCGCTGGTGCTGCTGGCCGACGAGCCCTCGGGGAACCTGGACCCCGAGACTGCCGAGGCGATGCACGACGAGTTCTTCCGAGTGTGCCGCGACGAGGGCGCGGCGCTGGTGCTGGTCACGCACGACCTGGCCCTGGCCGCGCGCGCCGGCCGCGTGCTCCGGCTGCATGCCGGGCACCTGGAAAACGCGCACGGCCCGGAGCCCGGGCTGCTGGAATAG
- the bamA gene encoding outer membrane protein assembly factor BamA gives MHANLNRGGAAAAALLSFMLAALPRAAHAQDTTAASAAAPAQQGLVVDSVEVRGNVRLTAAAVRSTAGIQPRTTVTPVQVQSAIRRLMASQGYASADVLVRETAPGHGIVTLQVTERPYVAAVEFRGLKSLNGNAVRDSVHLREGAPLNPQRVMDVQARIRDQLAKKGIELVSIDTALVAEPNSQGGYRLVFNVKEGNRLTVAQVDFQGNQAFSDEELTGAMKTRPEGFWWFRSGRFDRESFETDLRESLPGFYADRGYIDFAVLGDTLVVDPQSGKARLVVEVSEGPRYRLGEFTIQGASHFPHDDLEKLFLEQHHSVLGLPVGGTSQRISGEVFDRGALDAAAKQIEQLYRNEGYLYAQVEPVVERLPVQAGQEPTVNATLAVSERQPFYIRHIAFEGNTTTHEQVLRDRMWVLPGDVYDEQRLMQSYQAISGLGFFESPLPVPDIHPVPDSGVVDITFHVKEKQTGNINFGTVIGGGYAGRGGGVSGFLGYNQPNLFGQGKNASLRAEYGYGRSTFEASYTDPAIAGSRTSGTFSLFRMGDRFVQSNNGRRLRTGASLQFGFPVPWFTRTRAFVGYTLSRTTYTAFDDPCAQFSNNVFCLPAATASSLSLSLVRDTKNHPLFPTAGTRQSVTVAQTGGPVGGNGNFQKLLTEAEWWVPMGNIGAGARPIRTTLGLSIRAGTVFGDVSRFPFERFFVGGVQQGEPLRGYQEYTIGPRGYSAACHSSLTTECLGDGFVTLSTEYAVRLNDMLSVHVFGDAGNVFNDVQEFNPTRMFRSAGVGGTIVTPFLGAIGVDAAYGFDRPDPGWEVHFKLGSGF, from the coding sequence GTGCACGCAAACCTCAACCGGGGAGGGGCCGCCGCGGCGGCCCTCCTCTCGTTCATGCTCGCCGCGCTTCCGCGCGCCGCACACGCCCAGGACACCACCGCCGCCTCCGCCGCCGCCCCCGCCCAGCAGGGGCTGGTGGTGGACAGCGTGGAGGTGCGCGGCAACGTCCGGCTGACGGCGGCCGCGGTGCGCTCGACCGCCGGCATCCAGCCGCGCACCACCGTGACCCCCGTGCAGGTGCAGTCGGCCATCCGCCGGCTGATGGCCAGCCAGGGGTACGCGAGCGCCGACGTGCTGGTGCGCGAGACCGCGCCCGGCCACGGCATCGTCACCCTGCAGGTCACCGAGCGGCCGTACGTGGCCGCGGTGGAGTTCCGCGGGCTGAAGAGCCTGAACGGGAACGCCGTGCGCGACTCGGTGCACCTGCGCGAGGGCGCGCCGCTGAACCCGCAGCGGGTGATGGACGTGCAGGCGCGCATCCGCGACCAGCTGGCCAAGAAGGGGATCGAGCTGGTGTCGATCGACACGGCGCTGGTGGCCGAGCCCAACTCGCAGGGCGGCTACCGCCTGGTGTTCAACGTGAAGGAGGGCAACCGCCTGACAGTGGCCCAGGTGGACTTCCAGGGGAACCAGGCGTTCAGCGACGAGGAGCTGACCGGGGCCATGAAGACCAGGCCCGAGGGCTTCTGGTGGTTCCGCTCGGGGCGCTTCGACCGCGAGAGCTTCGAGACCGACCTGCGCGAGTCGCTCCCCGGCTTCTACGCCGACCGCGGCTACATCGACTTCGCGGTGCTGGGCGACACGCTGGTGGTGGACCCGCAGAGCGGGAAGGCGCGGCTGGTGGTGGAGGTGAGCGAGGGGCCGCGCTACCGCCTGGGCGAGTTCACCATCCAGGGCGCCAGCCACTTCCCGCACGACGACCTGGAGAAGCTGTTCCTGGAGCAGCACCACTCGGTGCTGGGCCTTCCGGTGGGCGGCACCAGCCAGCGCATCAGCGGCGAGGTGTTCGACCGCGGCGCGCTGGACGCGGCGGCCAAGCAGATCGAGCAGCTGTACCGCAACGAGGGATACCTGTACGCGCAGGTGGAGCCGGTGGTGGAGCGCCTGCCCGTGCAGGCCGGGCAGGAGCCCACGGTGAACGCCACGCTGGCGGTCAGCGAGCGGCAGCCCTTCTACATCCGGCACATCGCCTTCGAGGGGAACACCACCACGCACGAGCAGGTGCTGCGCGACCGCATGTGGGTGCTGCCGGGCGACGTGTACGACGAGCAGCGGCTGATGCAGAGCTACCAGGCCATCAGCGGCCTGGGCTTCTTCGAAAGCCCGCTCCCGGTTCCCGACATCCACCCGGTCCCCGACAGCGGGGTGGTGGACATCACCTTCCACGTGAAGGAGAAGCAGACCGGGAACATCAACTTCGGCACCGTGATCGGCGGCGGGTACGCCGGCCGCGGCGGCGGGGTGAGCGGGTTCCTGGGCTACAACCAGCCCAACCTGTTCGGGCAGGGGAAGAACGCCAGCCTGCGCGCCGAGTACGGCTACGGGCGCAGCACCTTCGAGGCCAGCTACACCGACCCGGCCATCGCCGGCTCGCGCACCTCGGGAACGTTCTCGCTCTTCCGCATGGGCGACCGCTTCGTGCAGTCGAACAACGGGCGGCGGCTGCGCACCGGCGCCAGCCTGCAGTTCGGCTTCCCGGTGCCGTGGTTCACGCGCACGCGGGCCTTCGTGGGGTACACGCTGTCGCGCACCACGTACACGGCATTCGACGACCCGTGCGCGCAGTTCTCGAACAACGTGTTCTGCCTTCCGGCGGCCACGGCCAGCAGCCTGAGCCTGTCGCTGGTGCGCGACACCAAGAACCACCCGCTCTTCCCCACGGCGGGAACGCGGCAGTCGGTGACGGTGGCGCAGACGGGCGGGCCGGTGGGCGGCAACGGCAACTTCCAGAAGCTGCTGACCGAGGCCGAGTGGTGGGTGCCCATGGGGAACATCGGCGCCGGGGCGCGGCCGATCCGCACCACGCTGGGGCTCAGCATCCGCGCGGGAACGGTGTTCGGCGACGTGAGCCGCTTCCCCTTCGAGCGCTTCTTCGTGGGCGGGGTGCAGCAGGGCGAGCCGCTGCGCGGGTACCAGGAGTACACCATCGGGCCGCGCGGCTACAGCGCGGCGTGCCACAGCTCGCTGACCACCGAGTGCCTGGGCGACGGCTTCGTGACGCTGAGCACCGAGTACGCGGTGCGGCTGAACGACATGCTCTCGGTGCACGTGTTCGGCGACGCGGGGAACGTGTTCAACGACGTGCAGGAGTTCAACCCCACGCGCATGTTCCGCAGCGCCGGCGTGGGCGGCACCATCGTGACGCCCTTCCTGGGCGCCATCGGGGTGGACGCGGCGTACGGGTTCGACCGGCCCGACCCGGGCTGGGAAGTGCACTTCAAGCTGGGCAGCGGGTTCTGA
- a CDS encoding protein arginine kinase, producing the protein MAKTMLPGDPEAGLEWLHAEGPHADIVLSTRIRLARNLQGFRFGQRADGADRAEVLRLATGAAGTTEALRNATQLVIPALEPAARQLLLERHLVSRELIGGEASLPHSDAALLLPAADSVSVMVNEEDHLRLQSLVGGFRLRDAWRNIERLDDELGQRLPYAFHNEFGYLTSCPTNVGTGLRASVLMHLPGLVLTQEIGKVLQGISQVGLTFRGLYGEGSEVVGNFFQISNQTTLGKTEEDLIEHLQRIVQQVVQYEAQARAVLLRDARTVIEDKVWRAYGLLRHARSIGFEEVMNLLSGVRLGVGLDLIQGVRVYTLNRIMIFAQSAHLELLNGGPAGDADVARAAYVRQALAGEPADSA; encoded by the coding sequence ATGGCGAAGACCATGCTTCCCGGCGACCCCGAGGCGGGGCTGGAGTGGCTGCACGCGGAAGGGCCGCACGCCGACATCGTGCTGTCCACGCGCATCCGCCTGGCGCGCAACCTCCAAGGCTTCCGCTTCGGGCAGCGCGCCGACGGCGCCGACCGCGCCGAGGTGCTGCGCCTGGCCACCGGAGCCGCGGGGACGACGGAGGCGCTGCGCAACGCCACGCAGCTGGTGATCCCCGCGCTGGAGCCGGCGGCGCGCCAGCTCCTGCTCGAACGCCACCTGGTTTCCCGCGAGCTGATCGGCGGCGAGGCCTCGCTCCCGCACTCCGACGCGGCGCTCCTGCTGCCGGCGGCCGACTCGGTGAGCGTGATGGTGAACGAGGAGGACCATCTCCGCCTCCAGTCGCTGGTCGGCGGCTTCCGCCTGCGCGACGCGTGGCGCAACATCGAGCGGCTGGACGACGAGCTGGGGCAGCGCCTTCCCTACGCCTTCCACAACGAGTTCGGGTACCTGACGAGCTGCCCCACCAACGTGGGAACGGGGCTCCGGGCGTCCGTCCTCATGCACCTTCCCGGGCTGGTGCTGACGCAGGAGATCGGGAAGGTGCTGCAGGGGATCAGCCAGGTGGGGCTCACCTTCCGCGGCCTGTACGGCGAGGGGTCGGAAGTCGTGGGCAACTTCTTCCAGATCTCCAACCAGACCACGCTGGGGAAGACGGAAGAAGACCTGATCGAGCACCTGCAGCGCATCGTGCAGCAGGTGGTGCAGTACGAGGCGCAGGCGCGCGCGGTGCTGCTGCGCGACGCGCGGACGGTGATCGAGGACAAGGTGTGGCGCGCCTACGGGCTCCTGCGCCACGCGCGCAGCATCGGCTTCGAGGAGGTGATGAACCTTCTTTCCGGCGTGCGCCTGGGCGTGGGGCTGGACCTCATCCAGGGGGTGCGGGTATACACGCTGAACCGCATCATGATCTTCGCCCAGTCCGCCCACCTGGAGCTGCTGAACGGCGGCCCCGCGGGCGACGCGGACGTGGCCCGGGCGGCGTACGTGCGGCAGGCGCTGGCAGGCGAGCCGGCCGATTCGGCATGA
- a CDS encoding UvrB/UvrC motif-containing protein encodes MATPCDRCGNNEAAIHFTQIQNNETTTRHLCESCAAALGLDPGASTAGPATAPLADFLGQLGKAIAGESTWAAGACPGCGLTLADFKRTGRLGCARCWSAFEPSLKGLLRKLHGGTQHVGKVYLPPDPTEMDRTARATSLRRSLQRAVDEEDFERAAALRDQIRRLEAQP; translated from the coding sequence ATGGCAACGCCCTGCGATCGCTGCGGAAACAACGAAGCCGCGATCCACTTCACGCAGATCCAGAACAACGAGACCACGACTCGCCACCTGTGCGAGTCGTGCGCGGCCGCGCTCGGCCTGGACCCCGGCGCGAGCACGGCCGGCCCCGCGACCGCGCCGCTGGCCGACTTCCTGGGGCAGCTGGGGAAGGCCATCGCCGGCGAGAGCACCTGGGCGGCGGGCGCCTGCCCCGGGTGCGGGCTCACGCTGGCCGACTTCAAGCGCACCGGCCGGCTGGGGTGCGCGCGCTGCTGGTCGGCGTTCGAGCCGTCGCTGAAGGGGCTGCTGCGCAAGCTGCACGGCGGCACCCAGCACGTGGGCAAGGTCTACCTTCCCCCCGACCCCACCGAGATGGACCGCACCGCGCGGGCGACCTCGCTCCGGCGCAGCCTGCAGCGCGCGGTGGACGAGGAAGACTTCGAGCGCGCGGCCGCACTCCGCGACCAGATCCGGCGGCTGGAGGCGCAACCCTGA
- a CDS encoding OmpH family outer membrane protein produces the protein MKRFLSAGVLGAVAALVMGAAPAAAQAGLKIGFVNSQRVLAEAPGVQQVQQTLQRELPGLRAPLDSLEASLQTRQQQFQQQQGSMTQQARDARQTELQQAFAAYQQRVQQVQEQAQRRQETLVAPVMQQINTAIEALRREGGFTMIVDSSAGGIVVVDPALDLTDRVLQRLRGGAAAPPAAPRP, from the coding sequence ATGAAGCGTTTTCTGTCGGCGGGAGTGCTGGGCGCGGTTGCCGCGCTGGTGATGGGCGCCGCCCCGGCGGCGGCCCAGGCGGGGCTGAAGATCGGGTTCGTGAACTCGCAGCGGGTGCTGGCCGAGGCGCCGGGGGTGCAGCAGGTGCAGCAGACGCTGCAGCGCGAGCTTCCCGGCCTGCGCGCGCCGCTGGACTCGCTGGAGGCGTCGCTGCAGACGCGGCAGCAGCAGTTCCAGCAGCAGCAGGGCTCCATGACGCAGCAGGCGCGCGACGCGCGCCAAACCGAGCTGCAGCAGGCGTTCGCCGCCTACCAGCAGCGGGTGCAGCAGGTGCAGGAGCAGGCGCAGCGCCGGCAGGAGACGCTGGTGGCGCCGGTGATGCAGCAGATCAACACCGCCATCGAGGCGCTGCGCCGCGAGGGCGGGTTCACCATGATCGTGGACAGCTCGGCGGGCGGGATCGTGGTGGTGGACCCGGCGCTGGACCTGACCGACCGGGTGCTGCAGCGCCTGCGCGGCGGCGCGGCGGCCCCGCCGGCGGCTCCGCGTCCGTAA
- the lysS gene encoding lysine--tRNA ligase: MDEIRDGAEAQGGDDRVMADRLAKLDRLRERGIEPFAYRYEPTHSATGALSLFQQWDEGKGEAAGDGPEETVRLAGRMVSRRVMGKSTFAHLADRTGRIQLYFRVNDLGERYELLDLVDLGDWIGAEGTLFRTRTGEVSLRVKSFDLLAKSLRPLPLGKEETDPETGERRVYSGFSDQQARYRQRYADLAVNPEVRDVFVLRARAVTALRRFLDDRGFIEVETPVLQPVYGGAAARPFVTHHNTLGMQLYLRIADELYLKRLIVGGMERVYEISKDFRNEGIDRFHNPEFTMLEFYAAYFDYEAVMDLTEEMLGHVAREVLGDAPIRLAGQEISLTPPFRRLTMYDALREVGGVDVASLSEAEMREKAIEAGVDRAEAAKMGRGKLIDELFGELVEPKLIQPTFITDYPREMSPLAKPKRGNPELTERFELIVGGKELCNAYSELNDPIDQRGRFEAQRRLREQGDDEAQQLDEDFLRALEYGMPPTGGFGMGIDRLCMILAGQPSVRDVILFPTLRPEE, from the coding sequence ATGGACGAGATTCGGGATGGTGCGGAAGCGCAGGGCGGCGACGACCGCGTGATGGCCGACCGGCTGGCGAAGCTGGACCGGCTGCGCGAGCGCGGCATCGAGCCGTTCGCCTATCGCTACGAGCCCACGCACTCCGCCACCGGGGCGCTCTCCCTCTTCCAGCAGTGGGACGAGGGGAAGGGCGAGGCGGCGGGCGACGGGCCCGAGGAGACGGTCCGCCTGGCCGGCCGCATGGTCAGCCGGCGGGTGATGGGGAAGAGTACCTTTGCGCACCTGGCCGACCGCACGGGCCGGATCCAGCTCTACTTCCGCGTGAACGACCTGGGCGAGCGATACGAGCTGCTGGACCTGGTCGACCTGGGCGACTGGATCGGCGCGGAGGGCACGCTCTTTCGCACCCGCACCGGCGAGGTGTCGCTGCGCGTGAAGTCGTTCGACCTTCTCGCCAAGTCGCTCCGCCCCCTCCCGCTGGGGAAGGAAGAGACGGACCCGGAGACGGGCGAGCGGCGCGTGTACTCCGGCTTCAGCGACCAGCAGGCGCGCTACCGGCAGCGCTACGCCGACCTGGCGGTGAACCCGGAGGTGCGCGACGTGTTCGTGCTCCGCGCGCGCGCCGTCACCGCGCTGCGGCGCTTCCTGGACGACCGCGGCTTCATCGAGGTGGAGACCCCGGTGCTGCAGCCCGTGTACGGCGGCGCGGCGGCGCGGCCCTTCGTCACCCACCACAACACGCTGGGGATGCAGCTGTACCTGCGCATCGCCGACGAGCTGTACCTGAAGCGGCTGATCGTGGGGGGGATGGAGCGCGTGTACGAGATCTCCAAGGACTTCCGCAACGAGGGGATCGACCGCTTCCACAACCCCGAGTTCACCATGCTGGAGTTCTACGCCGCCTATTTCGACTACGAGGCGGTGATGGACCTGACCGAGGAGATGCTGGGCCACGTGGCCCGCGAGGTGCTGGGCGACGCGCCGATCAGGCTGGCGGGGCAGGAGATCAGCCTCACCCCGCCTTTCCGCCGGCTGACGATGTACGACGCGCTGCGCGAGGTGGGCGGCGTGGACGTGGCGTCGCTGTCGGAAGCGGAGATGCGGGAGAAGGCGATCGAGGCGGGCGTCGACCGCGCGGAAGCGGCGAAGATGGGGCGGGGGAAGCTGATCGACGAACTGTTCGGCGAGCTGGTGGAGCCGAAGCTGATCCAGCCCACCTTCATCACCGACTACCCGCGGGAGATGAGTCCCCTCGCAAAGCCGAAGCGCGGCAACCCCGAGCTGACCGAGCGCTTCGAGCTGATCGTGGGCGGGAAGGAGCTGTGCAACGCGTACAGCGAGCTGAACGACCCCATCGACCAGCGCGGCCGCTTCGAGGCGCAGCGGCGCCTGCGCGAGCAGGGCGACGACGAGGCGCAGCAGCTGGACGAGGACTTCCTGCGCGCGCTGGAGTACGGGATGCCCCCCACCGGCGGCTTCGGGATGGGGATCGACCGGCTCTGCATGATCCTGGCGGGGCAGCCGTCGGTCCGCGACGTGATCCTGTTTCCCACGCTGCGGCCGGAGGAATGA
- a CDS encoding ATP-dependent Clp protease ATP-binding subunit encodes MNYNFTDRVRKVLAMAREEAIRLQHDYVGTEHILLGLIREGEGVAAAVLNNLAVDLEQVQEKVEESVRRGKATIALGELPYTSRAKKVLEFAMAEARELNHSYVGTEHLLLGLLREEKGIAAEVLGQLGVSLEDARRETLKLLGSEPSAAPQASAGAIGGSGSTPKGEKKSKTPALDHFCRDLTELARQGELDPTIGRAEEIERVMEILSRRKKNNPVLIGEPGVGKTAIVEGLAQLIAEGKCPESLRDHRVLALDMAAVIAGTKYRGQFEERLKAVMNEISQNKNIILFIDELHTLVGAGAAEGAIDASNMLKPALARGELQCVGASTLNEYRKYIEKDGALERRFQTVAVDPPSIDEAIEIVKGLRSHYEDHHRVHITDLVIESAVKLSERYITDRFLPDKAIDVIDEAGARARLATQVPPADVNDLKQEMEKVGQKKDEAIRDQDFERAAELRDHERELQRRIQEREKAWEEERRTNRPTLGEEDVAFIVSRWTGIPVTRLKQAESARLVNMEDEVHKRVVGQDRAIQAISKAIRRSRAGLKDPRRPIGSFIFAGPTGVGKTELARALAEFLFADRNALIRVDMSEYMEKFSVSRLIGAPPGYVGYEDSGTLTKAVRRKPYSVVLLDEIEKAHPDVFNILLQVLDEGHLTDNYGRVIDFKNTVIIMTSNLGARDIGKGKGLGFHSPDAKTQFERMEEKVKEEIERAFNPEFLNRLDDTIIFHPLTREQIGQIIHNLLADVENRLKEEEIGIKLSDEAIDFLIENGYDEKFGARPIRRAIQRYLEDPLSEKILLAEYSAGDEIEVTVGEDKQSLAFRVLAKQSTTTTT; translated from the coding sequence ATGAACTACAACTTCACCGACCGCGTGCGCAAAGTGCTGGCGATGGCCCGCGAGGAGGCTATCCGCCTGCAGCACGACTACGTCGGAACCGAGCACATCCTCCTGGGCCTCATCCGCGAGGGCGAGGGCGTGGCCGCCGCGGTGCTGAACAACCTGGCGGTGGACCTGGAGCAGGTGCAGGAGAAGGTCGAGGAGAGCGTGCGCCGCGGGAAGGCGACGATCGCCCTGGGCGAGCTCCCGTACACGAGCCGCGCCAAGAAGGTGCTGGAGTTCGCGATGGCCGAGGCCCGCGAGCTGAACCACTCGTACGTGGGCACCGAGCACCTCCTGCTGGGCCTGCTGCGCGAGGAGAAGGGGATTGCCGCGGAGGTGCTGGGCCAGCTGGGCGTGAGCCTCGAGGACGCGCGCCGCGAGACGCTGAAGCTGCTGGGCAGCGAGCCCAGCGCCGCGCCGCAGGCCAGCGCGGGCGCCATCGGCGGCTCGGGGAGCACGCCGAAGGGTGAGAAGAAGAGCAAGACCCCGGCGCTCGACCACTTCTGCCGCGACCTGACCGAGCTGGCGCGCCAGGGCGAGCTGGACCCCACCATCGGCCGCGCGGAAGAGATCGAGCGGGTGATGGAGATCCTGTCGCGGCGCAAGAAGAACAACCCGGTGCTGATCGGCGAGCCCGGCGTGGGGAAGACGGCCATCGTCGAGGGCCTCGCCCAGCTCATCGCCGAGGGGAAGTGCCCCGAGTCGCTGCGTGACCACCGCGTGCTCGCGCTCGACATGGCGGCCGTCATCGCCGGCACCAAGTACCGTGGGCAGTTCGAGGAGCGGCTGAAGGCGGTGATGAACGAGATCAGCCAGAACAAGAACATCATCCTCTTCATCGACGAGCTGCACACGCTGGTCGGCGCGGGCGCGGCGGAAGGCGCCATCGACGCCAGCAACATGCTGAAGCCGGCGCTGGCGCGCGGCGAGCTGCAGTGCGTGGGCGCGAGCACGCTGAACGAGTACCGCAAGTACATCGAGAAGGACGGCGCGCTGGAGCGCCGCTTCCAGACCGTGGCCGTGGACCCGCCCTCGATCGACGAGGCCATCGAGATCGTGAAGGGGCTGCGCAGCCACTACGAGGACCACCACCGCGTGCACATCACCGACCTGGTGATCGAGAGCGCGGTGAAGCTGAGCGAGCGCTACATCACCGACCGCTTCCTGCCCGACAAGGCGATCGACGTGATCGACGAGGCGGGCGCGCGCGCGCGGCTGGCCACGCAGGTGCCGCCGGCCGACGTGAACGACCTGAAGCAGGAGATGGAGAAGGTCGGGCAGAAGAAGGACGAGGCCATCCGCGACCAGGACTTCGAGCGCGCGGCCGAGCTGCGCGACCACGAGCGCGAGCTGCAGCGCCGCATCCAGGAGCGCGAGAAGGCGTGGGAGGAGGAGCGCCGGACGAATCGGCCGACGCTCGGCGAGGAGGACGTGGCCTTCATCGTCAGCCGCTGGACGGGGATCCCGGTGACGCGGCTGAAGCAGGCCGAGAGCGCGCGCCTGGTGAACATGGAGGACGAGGTCCACAAGCGGGTGGTGGGGCAGGACCGCGCCATCCAGGCGATCAGCAAGGCCATCCGCCGCAGCCGCGCGGGGCTGAAGGACCCGCGCCGCCCCATCGGCTCGTTCATCTTCGCCGGCCCCACGGGTGTCGGTAAGACCGAGCTGGCGCGGGCGCTGGCCGAGTTCCTGTTCGCGGACCGCAACGCGCTGATCCGCGTGGACATGAGCGAGTACATGGAGAAGTTCTCGGTGTCGCGGCTCATCGGCGCGCCTCCGGGGTACGTGGGCTACGAGGACAGCGGGACGCTGACCAAGGCCGTGCGGCGCAAGCCCTACAGCGTGGTGCTGCTCGACGAGATCGAGAAGGCGCACCCCGACGTCTTCAACATCCTCCTCCAGGTCCTTGACGAAGGCCACCTGACCGACAACTACGGCCGGGTGATCGACTTCAAGAACACGGTCATCATCATGACCAGCAACCTGGGCGCGCGCGACATCGGCAAGGGGAAGGGGCTGGGCTTCCACTCTCCCGACGCCAAGACGCAGTTCGAGCGCATGGAGGAGAAGGTGAAGGAGGAGATCGAGCGCGCGTTCAACCCCGAGTTCCTGAACCGGCTGGACGACACGATCATCTTCCACCCGCTGACCCGCGAGCAGATCGGGCAGATCATCCACAACCTCCTGGCCGACGTGGAGAACCGTCTGAAGGAGGAGGAGATCGGCATCAAGCTCTCGGACGAGGCGATCGACTTCCTGATCGAGAACGGGTACGACGAGAAGTTCGGCGCCCGGCCCATCCGGCGGGCGATCCAGCGGTACCTGGAAGACCCGCTGTCGGAGAAGATCCTGCTGGCCGAGTACTCGGCCGGCGACGAGATCGAGGTCACCGTGGGCGAGGACAAGCAGTCCCTGGCCTTCCGGGTCCTCGCCAAGCAGTCGACGACCACGACCACCTAG